A region of Oncorhynchus kisutch isolate 150728-3 linkage group LG29, Okis_V2, whole genome shotgun sequence DNA encodes the following proteins:
- the LOC109874338 gene encoding SLC35A4 upstream open reading frame protein isoform X2, whose amino-acid sequence MEYILAVLLHKDPLRPLKDLAELKDQLEDIQRRVEKEVQAGIPQGGSVLASPFLKGFLAGYIVSRLRSSAVLGVILGTCTGIFAAQNFGVPNIEQTLKDFFNTLKGPGK is encoded by the exons GACCCCTTGAGACCACTGAAGGACCTGGCAGAGCTCAAGGACCAGCTAGAGGACATTCAGCGGCGTGTGGAGAAGGAAGTACAGGCTGGGATCCCACAG GGTGGCAGTGTGCTGGCCTCCCCTTTCCTTAAGGGCTTCTTGGCAGGATATATTGTGTCTAGGCTGCGATCCTCTGCGGTTTTGGGTGTGATCCTTGGGACTTGCACAGGCATCTTTGCAGCTCAAAATTTTGGTGTGCCCAACATCGAGCAAACCCTGAAAGACTTTTTCAACACTCTAAAAGGACCTGGCAAATAG
- the LOC109874338 gene encoding SLC35A4 upstream open reading frame protein isoform X3, producing the protein MADDKDPLRPLKDLAELKDQLEDIQRRVEKEVQAGIPQGGSVLASPFLKGFLAGYIVSRLRSSAVLGVILGTCTGIFAAQNFGVPNIEQTLKDFFNTLKGPGK; encoded by the exons GACCCCTTGAGACCACTGAAGGACCTGGCAGAGCTCAAGGACCAGCTAGAGGACATTCAGCGGCGTGTGGAGAAGGAAGTACAGGCTGGGATCCCACAG GGTGGCAGTGTGCTGGCCTCCCCTTTCCTTAAGGGCTTCTTGGCAGGATATATTGTGTCTAGGCTGCGATCCTCTGCGGTTTTGGGTGTGATCCTTGGGACTTGCACAGGCATCTTTGCAGCTCAAAATTTTGGTGTGCCCAACATCGAGCAAACCCTGAAAGACTTTTTCAACACTCTAAAAGGACCTGGCAAATAG